In one window of Serinus canaria isolate serCan28SL12 chromosome 18, serCan2020, whole genome shotgun sequence DNA:
- the KCNJ16 gene encoding inward rectifier potassium channel 16 encodes MDNDTACFVSSPAGNGLGALSINSQGCGGYGYRCVTEECSLAILMVILQSVLSCIIDTFIIGAALAKMATARKRAQTIRFSYYAVVGLRDDKFCLMWRIGDFRPNHMVEGSVRAQLLRYREDKEGRMTMEYRDLKLLNDQIILVTPVTVVHEIDSDSPLYGLDRKALAKDNFEILVTFVYTGDSTGTSHQSRSSYVPREILWGHRFNDVLHVKKKYYKVDCLQFEETTEVYAPHCSAMQLEQKEHEWNRAEKTREKREEKSALEIKYNQKSLSAVALVTSCEEPEEPVTASSQPPGEVSYRKAAVTLSRLSIESQI; translated from the exons ATGGACAATGACACAGCCTGTTTTGTGTCCTCCCCAGCAGGAAACGGGCTCGGAGCTTTGTCCATAAACAGCCAAGGGTGTGGAGG GTACGGCTACCGCTGCGTGACCGAGGAGTGCTCGCTCGCCATCCTCATGGTGATCCTGCAGTCGGTGCTGAGCTGCATCATCGACACCTTCATCATCGGGGCAGCCTTGGCCAAGATGGCCACGGCCCGCAAGAGGGCCCAGACCATCCGCTTCAGCTACTACGCCGTGGTGGGGCTGAGGGACGACAAGTTCTGCCTGATGTGGCGCATCGGGGACTTCCGGCCCAACCACATGGTGGAGGGCTCGGTGCGCGCGCAGCTGCTGCGCTACAGGGAGGACAAGGAGGGCAGGATGACCATGGAGTACCGCGACCTGAAGCTGCTCAACGACCAGATCATCCTGGTCACGCCGGTCACCGTGGTGCACGAGATCGACAGCGACAGCCCCTTGTACGGCCTGGACCGCAAAGCTCTGGCCAAGGACAACTTTGAGATCCTGGTGACGTTTGTCTACACGGGGGACTCCACGGGCACCTCCCACCAGTCGCGCAGCTCCTACGTCCCCAGGGAGATCCTGTGGGGCCACAGGTTCAACGACGTGCTGCACGTCAAGAAGAAGTACTACAAGGTGGACTGCCTGCAGTTCGAGGAGACCACGGAGGTGTACGCCCCGCACTGCAGCGCcatgcagctggagcagaaggagcaCGAGTGGAACCGTGCCGAGAAGACGCGGGAGAAACGAGAGGAGAAGTCAGCCCTGGAAATCAAGTACAACCAGAAGTCCCTCAGCGCTGTTGCGCTCGTCACCAGCTGTGAGGAGCCTGAAGAGCCGGTGACAGCTTCCAGCCAGCCTCCTGGAGAGGTTTCCTacaggaaagcagctgtgacCTTGAGCAGGCTCTCCATAGAGTCCCAAATCTGA